A genomic window from SAR324 cluster bacterium includes:
- a CDS encoding ABC transporter permease: protein MTGSLQLPPLLRRYGTFLGFLLIVSFFWSQRPDTFMTTRNWLNITQQVSILCVISFTMTLVMVGGDFDLSVGSMASLSGMIAAVLWQQDVSLVSALGIALLVGAFGGVFNGVLVAYAGLSAFVATLGTLTIFSGLALLVSDGKTIFGRAIPEIVGDFSRGGIPLAEGIQLPNLTLIAISVLILMGIVLQHTVFGRNLHAVGGNREASLLAGVPVARLRLIAFAINGVGAAIAGLMLVSRLSSANPTQGDGLMLNAIASVFVGMTMSEEGEPNLFGTLTGVLILGVLSNGLTQLRIDTYVQQILTGLIIIVAVLFSRLSLRRR, encoded by the coding sequence ATGACTGGTTCCTTGCAGCTGCCTCCTCTGCTCCGTCGTTACGGCACTTTTTTAGGCTTCCTGTTGATTGTCAGTTTCTTCTGGAGTCAGCGCCCTGACACCTTCATGACCACCCGAAACTGGCTCAATATCACACAGCAAGTCAGCATTTTATGTGTTATCTCCTTCACAATGACCCTCGTGATGGTTGGAGGAGATTTTGATTTGAGTGTCGGCTCCATGGCGAGCTTGAGTGGGATGATTGCAGCAGTTTTGTGGCAACAAGATGTCAGCTTAGTCAGTGCTTTGGGGATTGCTTTGCTAGTGGGTGCTTTTGGTGGCGTTTTTAACGGGGTGCTTGTTGCCTACGCTGGGCTGTCTGCCTTTGTAGCGACTCTCGGCACACTGACGATTTTTAGTGGCTTGGCTTTACTGGTGAGTGACGGCAAAACTATTTTTGGTAGAGCCATTCCAGAAATTGTTGGGGATTTCAGTCGTGGTGGAATTCCTTTAGCTGAGGGAATCCAGCTTCCAAATTTGACCCTGATCGCGATTTCGGTTTTGATCCTCATGGGCATTGTCCTGCAGCACACTGTTTTTGGTAGAAATCTTCATGCGGTCGGAGGCAATCGGGAGGCCAGCTTACTTGCAGGGGTGCCCGTGGCTCGTTTACGCCTCATTGCCTTTGCCATCAATGGCGTAGGAGCAGCAATTGCTGGCTTGATGCTGGTCAGTCGGCTTTCCTCGGCAAATCCAACACAGGGCGATGGGCTGATGCTCAACGCAATCGCCTCCGTTTTTGTGGGCATGACGATGTCCGAAGAGGGGGAACCCAACTTGTTCGGCACCTTGACAGGTGTCTTGATCCTCGGTGTACTTTCCAATGGTTTGACCCAGCTTAGAATCGACACTTATGTTCAACAGATCTTGACCGGCTTGATCATCATCGTGGCAGTACTGTTCAGCCGACTATCCCTGAGAAGAAGATGA
- a CDS encoding sugar ABC transporter ATP-binding protein encodes MIPFLHLSDVHKSFGSVPVLRGVELALFSGEIHGLMGENGAGKSTLIKILSGNLVADSLTCTMNGESLSLAEARGSGKLGMRFIHQELNSIAHLSVAENLMLGKQLPTRAKIFINQQQLSELTQVALAELGITHIDPKQRMSQLGAGDQMLVKLGSTFVVESGKPAAQLYVLDEPTASLMPSETEKLFEALERLKQKGCSILYVSHRLDEIFEITDRISVLRDGRNTLVEKTKMLKPRSVVEAMTGREISQHYPGRSGILSKEVLLSVQHLRNAKLRSLNFTLHKGEILGLAGLGGSGRSEILRTLLGIRDFSGTLSLEGKPWQPRLKNFWQERLAFIPEERRSQGLVLNQTVATNSHLPFIGNFGNFLGLLPKQKLRQKSEEAWSRVKVQGTGITQRIWQLSGGNQQKVLFARATWHHPKLLLLDEPTRGVDVGAKQEIYSLISQASQEGTAVLMVSSELGELIGLCDRILVLWDGQIHTELQTEGLREADLLAYCQGVRSIESAE; translated from the coding sequence GTGATTCCTTTTCTCCATCTTAGCGACGTCCACAAAAGCTTTGGCAGTGTCCCTGTACTGCGTGGGGTAGAACTCGCCCTGTTTTCTGGTGAAATCCATGGGTTGATGGGTGAAAACGGCGCTGGCAAGTCGACCCTGATCAAAATTCTTTCGGGGAATCTGGTGGCAGATTCCCTCACCTGCACAATGAATGGAGAATCTCTGTCGTTGGCAGAGGCTCGCGGGTCTGGAAAGCTGGGAATGCGCTTCATTCACCAGGAACTCAACAGCATCGCGCATCTATCGGTTGCTGAAAACTTGATGCTTGGTAAGCAGCTGCCAACTCGGGCAAAAATATTTATTAACCAGCAGCAACTTTCTGAACTGACCCAGGTAGCGCTTGCTGAACTGGGGATTACCCACATTGATCCCAAACAAAGGATGAGCCAGCTTGGAGCTGGCGATCAAATGCTCGTCAAGTTAGGTAGCACCTTTGTTGTTGAATCCGGCAAGCCAGCGGCTCAACTCTATGTATTGGATGAACCCACCGCCTCACTAATGCCCTCCGAAACAGAAAAGCTCTTTGAAGCTCTTGAACGTCTGAAGCAGAAGGGTTGTTCCATTCTCTATGTTTCCCACCGACTTGACGAAATCTTTGAGATTACAGATCGAATCAGCGTGCTCCGGGATGGAAGAAACACCTTGGTGGAAAAGACGAAAATGCTGAAGCCACGATCTGTTGTGGAAGCGATGACTGGGCGGGAAATCAGCCAGCACTATCCGGGTCGTTCCGGCATTCTTTCAAAAGAAGTCTTACTTTCTGTCCAACATTTGCGAAACGCTAAGTTGAGGTCATTGAATTTTACGCTTCACAAGGGCGAAATTTTGGGACTTGCTGGCTTAGGCGGATCTGGGCGTTCAGAAATCCTTCGTACTTTATTGGGTATTCGAGATTTCAGCGGAACTTTGAGCTTGGAAGGAAAACCCTGGCAACCTAGGCTCAAAAACTTTTGGCAAGAACGCTTAGCCTTCATTCCCGAAGAGCGACGTTCTCAGGGCTTGGTTCTGAACCAGACCGTAGCTACAAACAGTCACCTGCCTTTTATTGGCAATTTTGGCAACTTCTTGGGTTTACTTCCCAAACAAAAACTACGACAGAAATCAGAGGAGGCCTGGTCCCGAGTGAAGGTTCAAGGGACTGGCATCACCCAGAGAATTTGGCAACTGAGTGGGGGAAATCAACAGAAGGTGCTTTTTGCGCGGGCTACCTGGCACCATCCCAAATTACTGTTGTTGGATGAGCCAACAAGAGGAGTAGATGTTGGTGCAAAGCAGGAAATCTACAGTTTGATTAGTCAAGCTAGTCAGGAAGGAACGGCCGTGCTGATGGTCTCTTCAGAGTTGGGAGAGCTGATTGGGCTTTGTGATCGCATTCTTGTTTTGTGGGATGGGCAAATCCACACGGAGTTGCAGACTGAAGGCTTGAGGGAGGCTGATTTGCTCGCGTATTGCCAAGGCGTTCGTTCTATAGAGAGTGCTGAATGA
- a CDS encoding substrate-binding domain-containing protein has product MCRNLFIFTGILLLALPQFLFAQSRTVAVLTPFLAQPGTQLMVEGFEAAAKSKGWQVDVIDTSGDVAALVSRMEDVALQKVDAMVINVDPSQIRNGLLAAKDAGIPVFGMDSGADPLLTANVTSNGYVMAAETATYVVDQLNGKGNVVMFIFEPYPPVQKRGAIAESIFNNEPDIKIMEKITPSFDRGPLEGARNSMEAVLTANPAKGSIQAVWAAWDDPALGAEQAIRNAGREDEGIVIVGIDATEQARDRIAARGNLKATVAQDFNGIANTVANTVEQYLKSGSVSRSQIYVSAKLVTADDL; this is encoded by the coding sequence ATGTGTCGGAATTTGTTCATCTTCACAGGAATCCTCCTGCTAGCTCTTCCTCAATTCTTATTCGCCCAATCTCGCACTGTGGCCGTGCTGACCCCGTTTCTGGCGCAACCCGGAACTCAACTGATGGTGGAGGGATTTGAAGCCGCTGCCAAAAGCAAGGGATGGCAAGTGGATGTGATCGACACCTCCGGAGACGTGGCTGCCCTAGTCAGCCGAATGGAAGATGTCGCCCTGCAAAAGGTCGATGCGATGGTGATCAATGTCGATCCATCCCAAATTCGTAATGGGTTACTCGCTGCCAAAGACGCTGGCATTCCGGTTTTTGGAATGGACTCTGGAGCCGACCCGCTCCTAACAGCCAACGTCACCAGCAATGGCTACGTGATGGCTGCAGAGACAGCTACCTATGTGGTTGATCAGTTGAACGGCAAGGGCAATGTGGTGATGTTCATCTTTGAGCCCTACCCTCCTGTACAAAAGCGCGGTGCGATTGCTGAGTCGATCTTCAACAATGAACCCGACATCAAGATCATGGAGAAGATCACTCCAAGCTTTGATCGTGGCCCCTTGGAAGGCGCCCGCAACTCGATGGAAGCTGTGTTGACTGCAAACCCTGCGAAAGGCAGCATTCAAGCAGTCTGGGCCGCCTGGGACGACCCTGCCCTGGGTGCAGAACAAGCCATCCGCAATGCTGGCCGTGAAGATGAGGGCATCGTAATCGTTGGCATTGACGCCACTGAACAGGCCCGTGATCGGATTGCAGCTCGAGGGAATCTAAAGGCCACGGTTGCTCAGGACTTCAACGGAATCGCTAACACAGTTGCCAACACGGTTGAACAGTATCTGAAGTCTGGTTCCGTATCCCGCTCACAAATCTATGTCAGCGCCAAATTAGTCACGGCTGACGATCTTTGA